A genomic window from Yoonia rosea includes:
- a CDS encoding HU family DNA-binding protein — MARQPKETPETAKTEDGTLKKPELLDAVVARTNLKKRDVKPAVEAALAVLGEALREGAVVNLPPLGKLRVVKTKPLDGGAAVVTLKLRTPKDATVAAEAASDDA; from the coding sequence ATGGCACGTCAGCCAAAAGAAACGCCGGAAACCGCAAAGACCGAGGACGGAACGCTGAAAAAGCCGGAGCTTCTTGATGCGGTTGTGGCGCGTACGAACCTCAAAAAGCGGGATGTCAAACCTGCCGTTGAGGCCGCCCTCGCGGTCTTGGGCGAAGCGCTGCGCGAGGGCGCAGTTGTGAATTTGCCGCCTTTGGGCAAGCTGCGCGTGGTCAAGACAAAACCGCTTGATGGCGGTGCTGCGGTTGTCACGTTGAAATTGCGCACGCCCAAGGATGCCACGGTTGCTGCCGAGGCCGCTTCTGACGACGCCTGA
- the mgrA gene encoding L-glyceraldehyde 3-phosphate reductase, translating to MSTSPYHPAADRYDKMVYRRCGNSGVQLPAISLGLWHNFGEDTPHATKRAMCQTAFDLGITHFDLANNYGPPAGSAEEAFGDILKTDFNGHRDELIISSKAGYDMWPGPYGEWGSRKYLIASCDQSLRRMGLDYVDIFYSHRFDPDTPLEETMGALDHIVRSGRALYAGISSYNSQRTREAVAILKDLGTPCLIHQPSYNLLNRWVEHDGLLDTLDELGVGSIAFTPLAQGILTSKYLGGIPEGSRATQGKSLLDGMINESSLASVRALNDMAQARGQTLAQMAIAWVLRGGRVTTALIGASRPEQIIDCAGAIDNLDFTEAELKQIDEISSEEAINLWARSSELD from the coding sequence ATGAGCACATCCCCCTACCACCCGGCCGCTGACCGTTATGACAAAATGGTCTACCGCCGCTGTGGCAATTCGGGCGTGCAACTCCCCGCGATCAGCCTTGGCCTGTGGCACAATTTCGGCGAGGACACGCCGCACGCCACCAAACGCGCTATGTGCCAGACGGCCTTTGATCTGGGGATCACGCATTTCGATCTGGCCAATAACTATGGCCCGCCCGCAGGATCGGCGGAAGAGGCCTTTGGCGACATCCTCAAAACCGATTTCAACGGCCACCGCGACGAACTGATCATTTCAAGCAAAGCAGGCTACGACATGTGGCCCGGCCCTTATGGCGAATGGGGATCGCGCAAATACCTGATCGCCTCCTGCGACCAGTCACTGAGACGGATGGGGCTGGATTATGTCGATATTTTCTATTCGCACCGTTTTGATCCCGATACCCCGCTTGAGGAAACCATGGGCGCGCTTGATCATATCGTGCGCTCGGGCCGCGCGCTCTATGCGGGCATCTCCAGCTACAATTCCCAACGGACCCGCGAGGCAGTGGCGATCCTGAAGGACCTTGGCACACCCTGCCTGATCCACCAGCCGTCCTACAACCTGCTGAACCGCTGGGTGGAACATGACGGGCTCCTGGATACACTGGATGAGCTTGGCGTCGGCTCCATCGCCTTCACACCATTGGCGCAAGGCATCCTGACGTCAAAATATCTGGGTGGCATTCCCGAAGGCAGCCGGGCGACACAAGGTAAATCGCTGCTCGACGGCATGATCAACGAAAGCTCGCTGGCGAGCGTGCGCGCACTCAATGACATGGCACAGGCACGGGGGCAAACCCTTGCGCAAATGGCCATCGCATGGGTTCTGCGCGGCGGTCGCGTGACCACAGCACTGATCGGCGCGTCACGGCCCGAACAGATCATTGATTGCGCTGGTGCCATCGACAACCTCGACTTTACCGAGGCTGAGCTGAAACAGATCGACGAGATCAGTTCCGAGGAAGCGATCAACCTCTGGGCCCGCTCGTCGGAGTTGGATTAA
- the hemA gene encoding 5-aminolevulinate synthase has protein sequence MDYNAKLDIAIERLHTEGRYRTFIDIERKRGQFPHATWRKPDGSEAPVTVWCGNDYLGMGQHPVVLAAMHEAIEATGAGSGGTRNISGTTVYHKRLEAELADLHNKEAALLFTSAYIANDATLSTLPKLFPGLIIYSDALNHASMIEGVRRNGGAKRIFRHNDVAHLRELLAADDPDAPKLIAFESIYSMDGDFGPIEDICDLADEFGALTYIDEVHAVGMYGPRGAGVAERDGLMGRIDIINGTLAKAYGVMGGYIAASAKMCDAIRSYAPGFIFTTSLPPAVAAGAAASVAHLKTDQALRAQHQTQAKILKLRLKGMGLPIIDHGSHIVPLIVGDPVHTKKLSDMLLSDFGIYVQPINFPTVPRGTERLRFTPSPVHGPREMDALVGALDGLWSHCALNRADLAG, from the coding sequence GTGGATTATAACGCCAAGTTGGACATTGCGATCGAACGGTTGCACACTGAGGGTCGCTACCGGACCTTCATTGATATCGAGCGCAAACGCGGTCAATTCCCCCATGCGACGTGGCGTAAGCCTGACGGATCAGAGGCGCCAGTTACCGTGTGGTGCGGGAATGATTATTTGGGTATGGGGCAGCATCCTGTCGTTCTGGCCGCCATGCACGAGGCAATAGAGGCCACCGGCGCGGGGTCGGGCGGGACACGCAATATCTCTGGCACAACGGTTTATCACAAGCGTCTCGAGGCCGAACTGGCCGACCTGCACAACAAGGAAGCGGCGCTGCTGTTTACCTCGGCTTATATCGCGAATGATGCGACGCTGAGCACGCTGCCAAAGCTGTTTCCGGGTCTGATTATCTATTCCGACGCACTGAACCATGCGTCGATGATCGAAGGTGTGCGCCGCAACGGGGGCGCCAAGCGGATTTTCCGCCATAATGATGTGGCCCATCTGCGTGAACTTCTGGCGGCTGATGATCCTGATGCGCCAAAGCTGATCGCGTTTGAATCAATCTATTCGATGGACGGCGATTTCGGACCGATCGAGGACATCTGCGATCTGGCTGATGAATTCGGCGCACTGACCTATATCGACGAGGTACATGCAGTGGGCATGTACGGACCGCGCGGGGCTGGCGTGGCCGAGCGTGATGGCCTGATGGGGCGGATTGATATTATCAACGGCACTTTGGCCAAGGCTTATGGTGTGATGGGTGGCTACATCGCCGCCAGCGCAAAAATGTGTGACGCCATCCGCTCTTATGCGCCGGGCTTCATCTTTACGACATCGCTGCCGCCTGCTGTTGCAGCAGGTGCTGCGGCATCCGTGGCGCATCTGAAGACAGATCAGGCACTGCGCGCGCAACACCAGACACAGGCGAAAATCCTCAAGCTGCGGCTCAAGGGGATGGGCCTGCCGATTATTGATCATGGCAGCCATATTGTGCCGTTGATCGTAGGGGACCCTGTGCATACCAAGAAGCTGTCCGATATGCTCCTGTCCGACTTCGGGATCTACGTGCAGCCGATCAATTTTCCGACTGTCCCACGTGGCACCGAGCGTTTGCGGTTCACCCCGTCGCCGGTCCATGGGCCGCGCGAAATGGATGCATTAGTAGGCGCTTTGGACGGTTTGTGGTCACATTGTGCGCTGAATCGTGCTGACTTGGCCGGTTAA
- a CDS encoding M20/M25/M40 family metallo-hydrolase, whose amino-acid sequence MTLDPVLARIDADLPQATERLFELLRIPSISTDPAFKADCDRAADWLVADLKSIGFDASKRPTPGHPMVVGHSGGDAAHLLFYGHYDVQPVDPLELWDNDPFDPRIEETPKGKVIRGRGTADDKGQLMTFVEACRAWKAVHGTLPANISMFFEGEEESGSPSLTPFMEENRAELTADIALISDTSLFDENTPAIMTQLRGLLGEELTITGPSRDLHSGMYGGVAMNPARVLARIIAALHDDEGRITVPGFYEGVPELSNELAAAWDDLKFDHESFLGEVGLSEPAGEKGRRPLEMIWSRPTCEVNGIWSGYTGDGFKTVLPSKASAKISFRLVGTQNPHEIRKAFRKMVQDMLPADCSVSFKDHGASKASVMTTTHPAFAQARKALSDEWPNAAAFTGGGGSIPIAGHFKEILDMDTMLIGFGKDDDGLHSPNEKYDLSSFHKGIRSWARILHAMTS is encoded by the coding sequence ATGACCCTAGACCCCGTCCTTGCACGGATCGACGCAGATCTCCCCCAAGCCACAGAGCGCCTGTTTGAACTGCTGCGCATCCCCTCGATCTCGACCGACCCTGCTTTCAAGGCAGATTGTGACAGGGCCGCTGACTGGCTTGTGGCGGATCTGAAATCCATCGGTTTTGACGCCTCCAAGCGCCCGACACCCGGCCATCCGATGGTCGTCGGCCACTCCGGCGGGGACGCAGCGCACTTACTGTTCTACGGACACTATGACGTGCAACCCGTTGATCCACTTGAGCTTTGGGACAACGACCCTTTTGATCCCCGCATCGAGGAAACGCCAAAGGGCAAGGTTATCCGCGGTCGTGGTACCGCGGACGACAAAGGCCAGCTGATGACCTTCGTCGAGGCCTGCCGTGCGTGGAAAGCCGTACATGGCACCCTGCCCGCCAATATTTCGATGTTCTTTGAGGGCGAAGAGGAATCCGGCTCACCCTCACTGACACCATTCATGGAAGAAAACCGCGCCGAGCTCACCGCCGATATCGCGCTGATCTCGGACACCTCGCTCTTCGACGAAAACACACCCGCGATCATGACGCAACTGCGCGGTCTCTTGGGCGAAGAGCTGACCATCACAGGCCCAAGCCGCGACCTCCACTCGGGCATGTACGGCGGGGTCGCGATGAACCCTGCCCGCGTGCTGGCGCGCATCATTGCGGCACTCCACGACGATGAAGGCCGGATCACCGTGCCCGGTTTCTATGAAGGCGTACCCGAGCTTTCGAACGAACTTGCGGCCGCTTGGGACGACCTGAAATTCGATCACGAAAGCTTTCTGGGCGAAGTCGGTCTCTCCGAGCCTGCAGGCGAGAAAGGCCGCCGCCCGCTGGAAATGATCTGGTCACGTCCCACCTGCGAGGTGAACGGGATCTGGTCGGGCTATACCGGCGATGGCTTCAAAACCGTGCTGCCGTCCAAGGCCTCCGCAAAGATCAGCTTCCGGCTTGTCGGCACACAAAACCCCCACGAAATCCGCAAAGCCTTCCGGAAAATGGTGCAGGATATGCTGCCTGCCGATTGCAGCGTCAGCTTCAAAGACCATGGCGCGAGCAAGGCCTCGGTGATGACCACCACGCATCCGGCCTTTGCACAGGCCCGCAAGGCGCTCTCGGATGAATGGCCGAACGCGGCGGCCTTTACCGGCGGCGGCGGGTCGATCCCGATTGCGGGGCACTTCAAGGAAATCCTTGATATGGACACGATGCTGATCGGTTTTGGCAAAGACGATGACGGGCTGCATTCCCCGAACGAGAAATATGACCTGTCGTCCTTTCACAAAGGCATCCGCAGCTGGGCACGTATCCTGCACGCAATGACAAGCTAA
- a CDS encoding pirin family protein, with protein MSWNPTLNAHNPTGDAIDAIDTVIVSRARDIGGFEVRRALPAPRRQMVGPFIFFDQMGPAEFLTGEGIDVRPHPHIGLATVTYLHSGTIHHRDSLGTDQWIEAGDVNLMVAGHGITHSERVDGIQRMKPQRMFGVQSWIALPKGAEDREAGFIHAPKAELPFLEGEGKQVRLIMGEAYGERAPVETPSEMFYLDAVLEPYAAMPLPDNHEDRGAYVLEGEVEIAGQVFDQGKMVTFRPGDRISMKAGPWGARVMLLGGATMEGERYIWWNFVASSKERIEEAKEAWRAGDWQNGRFQLPPGDDTEFIPLPKR; from the coding sequence ATGAGCTGGAACCCAACACTGAATGCCCATAATCCGACCGGTGACGCGATTGATGCGATCGACACTGTGATCGTGTCGCGCGCGCGTGACATTGGTGGTTTTGAAGTGCGGCGTGCTTTGCCCGCGCCGCGTCGGCAGATGGTCGGCCCCTTTATCTTCTTTGACCAGATGGGCCCTGCTGAATTTCTGACGGGCGAGGGCATTGACGTGCGCCCGCATCCGCATATCGGCTTGGCGACCGTCACCTATCTGCATAGCGGCACCATTCATCACCGCGATAGTCTGGGGACGGACCAGTGGATCGAAGCGGGTGATGTGAACCTGATGGTGGCAGGTCACGGGATCACCCATTCGGAACGCGTTGACGGGATCCAGCGGATGAAGCCGCAGCGGATGTTTGGCGTCCAGTCATGGATCGCGCTGCCCAAAGGGGCCGAGGATCGCGAAGCGGGATTTATCCATGCGCCCAAAGCGGAATTGCCGTTCTTGGAAGGCGAGGGCAAACAGGTACGCCTGATTATGGGCGAGGCTTACGGCGAACGCGCGCCGGTCGAGACGCCGTCTGAAATGTTCTACCTTGACGCGGTGCTGGAACCTTATGCGGCCATGCCGCTGCCGGACAACCACGAAGACCGTGGGGCCTATGTTCTTGAAGGTGAAGTAGAAATCGCAGGGCAGGTGTTTGATCAGGGCAAGATGGTCACCTTCCGTCCCGGTGACCGGATCAGCATGAAAGCGGGGCCGTGGGGCGCCCGTGTGATGTTGCTGGGTGGGGCGACCATGGAAGGCGAGCGCTATATCTGGTGGAATTTTGTGGCGTCGAGCAAAGAGCGGATTGAGGAGGCGAAAGAGGCCTGGCGTGCCGGAGATTGGCAGAATGGCCGCTTTCAATTGCCCCCCGGTGATGACACGGAATTTATTCCGCTGCCTAAGCGTTAA
- a CDS encoding histidine phosphatase family protein, with translation MRYPELYILRHGQTMWNAENRMQGELNSPLTEKGLRDAAKQREILAMRDLGDFVFISSPQGRAFQTAGIALAGIADHIRTDDRLREIGVGDWSGRLRDELPMPTNPYQSQYEIAPNGEGFARLKLRCRAFLADLKGPAVLVTHGITSSMIRVLVVGEKAHAERHSHGGQGRVYHLKDGEQFLLE, from the coding sequence ATGCGGTATCCTGAACTCTATATCCTGCGCCACGGCCAAACGATGTGGAACGCCGAGAACCGGATGCAGGGGGAGCTGAATTCGCCGCTGACCGAGAAGGGCCTGCGCGATGCTGCAAAGCAAAGAGAAATTCTTGCGATGCGTGATCTGGGCGATTTTGTCTTTATCAGCAGCCCGCAGGGGCGGGCGTTCCAAACAGCGGGAATCGCTTTGGCCGGAATTGCTGATCATATTCGGACAGATGATCGTTTGCGCGAGATCGGTGTCGGCGATTGGTCGGGCCGTCTTCGGGATGAACTGCCGATGCCAACCAACCCCTATCAATCACAATATGAAATCGCCCCGAATGGCGAGGGTTTTGCACGGCTCAAACTGCGGTGCCGTGCGTTTCTTGCTGATTTGAAAGGGCCTGCCGTCCTTGTCACGCATGGGATTACCAGCAGTATGATCCGTGTGTTGGTCGTTGGCGAAAAGGCGCATGCCGAGCGTCACAGCCACGGCGGGCAGGGCCGCGTATATCACCTGAAAGATGGCGAACAATTCCTCTTGGAATAG